The Campylobacter sp. CN_NE2 genome contains a region encoding:
- a CDS encoding competence protein CoiA, whose translation MGKFNMLIAEVNGKRVHATKGAKGICPCCKAEVIAKCGEVKMAHWSHKSKKNCDSWHEVETDWHRMWKNYFSENWQEIIKYDQETGEKHIADVCTENGFTLEFQHSPIKPEERLSREQFYKNMNWVVDGTKLKNDYKRFEKGIAKNARTISQIRYIEQEAGVQYGYNSSGQEIFPVQVGNLLEISFADELLPKNWLNSSVPVVFDFKGLNEINEPNDLRQSVFCLLPLKDIFHRYLIQIPIQYFIETAKSGLWANLVNNCVNELQKLIQYRKQRQNIQSHKMYYRNVPFVSFKRRRPKLKSRKPPRRF comes from the coding sequence GTGGGTAAATTTAATATGTTAATTGCGGAAGTAAATGGAAAAAGAGTTCATGCTACAAAAGGAGCAAAAGGAATATGTCCTTGTTGCAAAGCAGAAGTAATTGCTAAATGCGGAGAAGTGAAAATGGCCCATTGGTCTCATAAATCTAAGAAAAACTGCGATTCTTGGCATGAAGTAGAGACCGATTGGCATCGTATGTGGAAAAATTATTTTTCGGAAAATTGGCAAGAAATTATTAAATATGACCAAGAGACTGGCGAAAAACATATTGCCGATGTTTGCACGGAAAATGGATTTACATTAGAATTTCAGCACTCACCAATCAAGCCAGAAGAAAGGCTGTCTCGCGAACAATTTTATAAAAATATGAATTGGGTTGTTGATGGCACAAAGCTTAAAAATGATTATAAAAGATTTGAGAAAGGGATTGCGAAAAATGCAAGAACTATTTCTCAAATTAGATATATTGAACAAGAAGCAGGTGTTCAATATGGTTATAATTCTAGTGGTCAAGAGATTTTTCCTGTACAAGTTGGTAATCTTTTAGAAATTTCTTTTGCAGACGAATTATTACCTAAAAATTGGCTAAATAGCAGTGTTCCGGTTGTTTTTGATTTTAAGGGATTAAATGAAATTAATGAGCCCAATGATTTAAGACAATCTGTTTTTTGCTTATTGCCTTTGAAAGATATTTTTCATAGATATTTAATTCAAATTCCAATTCAGTATTTTATTGAAACTGCCAAAAGTGGTTTGTGGGCAAATTTGGTTAATAATTGCGTAAATGAATTGCAGAAATTAATACAATACCGAAAACAAAGACAAAATATACAATCTCACAAAATGTATTATCGCAATGTTCCATTTGTTAGCTTTAAGCGTCGCCGTCCTAAATTAAAATCTCGCAAACCACCTAGACGATTTTAA
- a CDS encoding ComEA family DNA-binding protein: protein MKFSKILVLVTAVASFAFAQINLNTATKKELMMLPGIGAGKAEAIIEYRKSNKFERIEDIKNIKGIGNKRFEMLKDDLSVSGETDTTNLKSAIEKEKAKAERKAKAKAKKTEKNVKKAKDEVKEMTKEAKDSTKKAKTQTKEKVKTVKEKSEKTANKAKDEVKESTKKAKKD from the coding sequence ATGAAGTTTTCTAAAATTCTAGTTCTAGTTACGGCGGTGGCGAGTTTTGCGTTTGCGCAGATAAACCTTAACACAGCTACAAAAAAAGAACTTATGATGCTACCAGGTATTGGTGCAGGGAAAGCAGAAGCCATCATAGAATATAGAAAATCAAATAAATTTGAAAGAATTGAAGATATAAAAAATATAAAAGGTATCGGAAATAAAAGATTTGAAATGCTAAAAGATGATTTGAGCGTTAGCGGCGAAACCGATACGACAAATTTAAAATCAGCTATCGAAAAAGAAAAAGCAAAAGCAGAAAGAAAGGCAAAAGCAAAAGCCAAAAAAACAGAAAAAAATGTCAAAAAGGCAAAAGATGAAGTAAAAGAAATGACAAAAGAAGCAAAAGATAGTACCAAAAAGGCTAAAACCCAAACAAAAGAAAAAGTTAAAACAGTAAAAGAAAAATCAGAAAAAACTGCAAATAAAGCAAAAGACGAAGTAAAAGAAAGCACTAAAAAAGCAAAAAAAGACTAA
- a CDS encoding LysE family translocator, with protein MQAFLQGILLGLGVSVPIGPINVLIMSYALKSYTKALCLGLGAMSADAFFLLLSAFGVAKLLNSPSIFKILAIFGACFLLYMAWGIFKSAKNEIKTKSVNTYEIGSHASIYLKGLLLNLLNPYVIMFWLSVSATTAKIGGSFGVVLAGLILGIFSWISLFPLVIYKNRKFVSHRVAMWLAYISALILVFFAFSLIYKTFFTLS; from the coding sequence ATGCAAGCTTTTTTACAAGGAATTTTACTAGGTCTTGGCGTTAGTGTGCCGATAGGTCCTATCAATGTTTTGATTATGTCTTATGCTTTAAAAAGCTATACAAAAGCACTTTGTTTGGGGCTTGGCGCGATGAGTGCTGACGCATTTTTTCTGCTTTTATCAGCTTTTGGTGTAGCAAAACTGCTAAATTCGCCTAGCATTTTTAAAATTTTAGCCATTTTTGGGGCATGTTTTTTGCTTTATATGGCGTGGGGTATTTTCAAAAGTGCAAAAAATGAAATCAAAACAAAAAGCGTAAATACCTACGAAATCGGCTCTCACGCTTCGATTTATCTAAAAGGGCTTTTGCTAAATTTGCTAAACCCTTATGTTATAATGTTTTGGTTAAGTGTTTCGGCTACGACTGCCAAAATCGGCGGTAGCTTTGGCGTAGTTTTGGCTGGGCTTATTCTTGGAATTTTTTCGTGGATTAGCCTATTTCCGCTTGTGATTTATAAAAATCGCAAATTTGTTAGCCACAGAGTTGCGATGTGGCTAGCCTACATTTCGGCTTTGATTTTAGTATTTTTCGCATTTAGTTTGATTTATAAGACATTTTTCACACTATCGTAA
- the purB gene encoding adenylosuccinate lyase, with the protein MASGVVDSRVFRVMFVSEEMRKIFSDENKAQKWLDTEAALARAQAKLGIIEPRRAEQITKFAKAELLDLDAIGENYKSSITIVPLLKEFKKVFDDDSGEFVHWGATSQDIMDNGMVLQIKEALPLIKKLLEKTYKEALRISAEHKNTVMAGRTHVIHALPITFGFKTAMWAQEIRRSLDRLKEITPRVLVGQLSGAVGTMASQEGKGLEMQKLMMEDLGLNIPVISWHPSRDHMAEYVSTLAIIAGTIGRIAREILSLQRTEICEVEEPFFMGKVGSSTMPHKRNPQVCEGVIALTKIVRAQAPLMVEAMECENERDWGCEAVEWDAIPKSSILIAGALEKINDILENLLVYPQNMKRNLNALKGAMLSEAVMLHLGEKLGRLTAHEIVYEVCMKAFTDGKPVIDDLLEREEVSKYFTRADLEEIMQPEKYVGLSATFVDRVIEDSKKYFG; encoded by the coding sequence ATGGCATCAGGTGTAGTAGATAGTAGAGTTTTTAGAGTTATGTTCGTCAGCGAAGAGATGAGAAAGATTTTCAGCGACGAAAACAAAGCGCAAAAATGGCTAGATACCGAAGCTGCTCTTGCAAGAGCGCAAGCAAAACTAGGCATTATCGAGCCAAGACGCGCCGAGCAAATCACAAAATTTGCCAAAGCCGAGCTTTTAGATTTAGACGCGATAGGTGAAAACTACAAAAGCTCTATCACAATCGTTCCTTTGCTAAAAGAATTTAAAAAGGTCTTTGATGATGATAGTGGCGAATTTGTGCATTGGGGTGCGACAAGCCAAGATATTATGGATAATGGTATGGTTTTGCAAATCAAAGAAGCCTTACCGCTTATCAAAAAACTTTTAGAAAAAACCTACAAAGAAGCATTAAGAATTTCAGCCGAGCACAAAAACACCGTTATGGCTGGACGCACACATGTAATACACGCTTTGCCTATTACATTTGGTTTTAAAACTGCAATGTGGGCGCAAGAAATTCGCAGAAGCCTTGATAGATTAAAAGAGATTACTCCAAGAGTTTTAGTTGGTCAATTAAGCGGAGCGGTTGGCACTATGGCGAGCCAAGAGGGCAAAGGCTTAGAAATGCAAAAACTTATGATGGAGGATTTGGGCTTAAATATCCCTGTGATTTCATGGCACCCAAGCAGAGATCACATGGCTGAGTATGTATCTACGCTAGCGATAATCGCAGGAACAATCGGACGCATCGCAAGAGAAATTTTAAGTCTTCAAAGAACCGAAATTTGCGAGGTTGAAGAGCCGTTTTTCATGGGAAAAGTAGGAAGCTCTACTATGCCACATAAACGAAATCCGCAAGTTTGCGAAGGCGTAATCGCTCTAACTAAAATTGTCCGCGCACAAGCACCTTTAATGGTAGAGGCTATGGAGTGCGAAAACGAGCGCGACTGGGGTTGCGAGGCGGTCGAGTGGGACGCAATTCCAAAAAGCTCTATTTTAATCGCAGGTGCGCTTGAAAAAATCAACGATATTTTAGAAAATTTACTTGTTTATCCACAAAATATGAAAAGAAATCTCAACGCACTAAAAGGCGCAATGCTAAGCGAAGCCGTAATGCTACACCTAGGCGAAAAGCTTGGTCGTTTAACTGCGCACGAAATCGTTTATGAAGTTTGTATGAAAGCCTTCACAGACGGCAAACCAGTAATCGACGATCTTTTAGAGCGCGAAGAGGTTAGTAAATATTTCACAAGAGCAGATTTAGAAGAAATCATGCAACCTGAAAAATATGTCGGATTGAGTGCTACTTTTGTAGATAGAGTTATCGAAGATAGTAAAAAATACTTCGGATAA
- a CDS encoding anion permease produces MNKLTKGILVIVVGILIWFCPHPEAVSDQAWHLFAIVFATILGLILQPLPIGAVAFIGVTVTILTKTMKPAEALAGFGNSTIWLIVSAYMIARGFIKTGLGRRIAYKIISLLGDSTLKLGYSIVISDAVISPAMPSSGARAGGILFPIVNSLAKALGSEPDEGSRKKAGAYFMQTLWQGNTITNGMFLTSMAGNPLIASLALSSFGVEISWTLWALGAIVPAICSLIIIPFVLYKIYPPEIKAFPQGKEIAKAELAKIGPMQKSEKCMLGVFIGSLLLWATGSLTGINATNVGMIAVCVMVALKILEWNDVIGEKGAWDTLMWMGALIALAGGLNKLGFIKWFSDTVAGGMGDINWILIMGILLLIYVYSHYLFASLTAHITAMYAAFGAVAIAAGAPSVFVALVFAYASNLMMPITHYGGAPGPIIFGAGYNTQNEWWRLGFITTLINLFIWTVIGGIWWKVLGLW; encoded by the coding sequence ATGAATAAGCTTACAAAAGGAATTCTAGTCATTGTTGTCGGAATACTTATATGGTTTTGTCCGCACCCTGAGGCTGTGAGTGATCAAGCATGGCATCTTTTTGCCATAGTTTTTGCCACAATTTTAGGTCTTATTCTCCAACCGCTTCCAATAGGAGCGGTTGCGTTTATCGGCGTTACGGTTACGATTTTAACCAAAACAATGAAACCAGCAGAAGCATTAGCTGGTTTTGGGAATTCGACTATTTGGTTGATCGTAAGCGCATATATGATAGCGCGCGGATTTATCAAAACAGGGCTTGGTAGGCGCATTGCTTATAAAATCATCTCGCTTTTGGGAGATAGCACCTTAAAGCTAGGTTACTCCATCGTCATAAGCGATGCGGTTATCAGCCCTGCTATGCCAAGTAGTGGTGCTAGGGCTGGTGGAATTTTATTTCCTATCGTAAATTCGTTAGCTAAGGCGTTAGGTTCTGAGCCTGATGAGGGAAGCAGAAAAAAGGCAGGAGCATATTTTATGCAAACGCTTTGGCAAGGAAACACCATTACAAATGGTATGTTTCTAACCTCTATGGCAGGAAACCCGCTGATTGCAAGCTTAGCGTTAAGCTCATTTGGTGTGGAGATTAGCTGGACATTGTGGGCGCTTGGTGCGATAGTTCCTGCAATTTGTTCGCTTATAATAATCCCCTTTGTGCTTTATAAAATTTATCCGCCTGAGATAAAGGCGTTTCCACAAGGCAAAGAAATCGCAAAAGCCGAACTTGCAAAAATCGGACCTATGCAAAAAAGTGAAAAATGTATGCTAGGCGTTTTTATCGGCTCATTGCTTTTATGGGCAACCGGAAGCTTAACAGGCATAAATGCGACCAATGTCGGTATGATAGCGGTTTGTGTTATGGTTGCTCTAAAAATTTTAGAGTGGAACGATGTAATCGGCGAAAAAGGCGCATGGGATACGCTAATGTGGATGGGTGCGCTAATCGCACTTGCAGGCGGTTTAAATAAACTTGGCTTTATCAAGTGGTTTTCAGACACCGTAGCAGGCGGTATGGGCGATATAAACTGGATTTTGATAATGGGAATTTTGCTTTTAATCTATGTTTATTCGCACTATTTATTTGCTAGTTTAACAGCGCACATTACTGCGATGTATGCGGCTTTTGGTGCAGTTGCTATCGCAGCGGGAGCTCCTAGCGTTTTCGTAGCGCTCGTGTTTGCTTATGCAAGCAATCTCATGATGCCAATCACCCACTACGGCGGTGCTCCTGGACCGATAATCTTTGGTGCAGGTTACAACACCCAAAACGAGTGGTGGAGACTAGGCTTTATCACAACGCTGATAAATCTGTTTATTTGGACGGTAATAGGCGGAATTTGGTGGAAAGTTCTAGGTTTATGGTAA
- a CDS encoding helix-turn-helix transcriptional regulator: MANKKVFEILELLKDFVSGKEIIIEDYALQTGISTRTARRYVKDLREIFGEEFIAKLAKGSYICKNTEFFKTFISPNKYQNESEKLIDLLHIINPGFSKFLPSAHKKVDEKLEKELSEIFLIKGSPHEKTPNLDIFAKLQQAIKFKKYTNLKYDNEILKNVKILKLIYSKGNWSVATLRDCDKNSGFEVLRVNFIDEIRLLKNTFYTDKYTENFIQNLETFFDGYRAEPFVVRVAISPKVVKFFEKKTFFASQKITDEILENLWRVVEFTISSDDMLMPLARRWFPDFVILSPKSTRDKFDKLIMDYLKFGKNLGKFLN, translated from the coding sequence ATGGCAAATAAAAAAGTTTTTGAAATTTTGGAATTGCTTAAAGATTTCGTTAGCGGAAAAGAGATAATCATCGAGGATTATGCCCTACAAACAGGCATTTCAACCCGCACAGCCAGAAGATATGTAAAAGATCTGCGAGAGATTTTTGGCGAAGAATTTATCGCAAAACTCGCCAAAGGAAGCTATATCTGCAAAAATACAGAATTTTTCAAAACCTTTATCAGTCCCAACAAATACCAAAACGAAAGCGAAAAACTCATCGATTTGCTCCATATCATAAATCCCGGATTTAGTAAATTTTTGCCTTCTGCGCACAAAAAAGTCGATGAGAAACTCGAAAAAGAGCTAAGCGAAATTTTTTTAATAAAAGGCTCACCGCACGAAAAAACGCCAAATTTAGATATTTTTGCCAAACTTCAACAAGCGATTAAATTTAAAAAATATACAAATTTAAAATACGATAATGAAATTTTAAAAAATGTAAAAATTTTAAAGCTTATTTATTCAAAGGGAAATTGGTCTGTCGCAACGCTCAGGGATTGCGATAAAAACAGCGGTTTCGAGGTTTTAAGAGTAAATTTTATAGATGAGATTAGGTTGCTTAAAAACACTTTTTATACCGACAAATACACAGAAAATTTTATACAAAATTTAGAAACATTTTTCGACGGATACAGAGCCGAGCCCTTTGTGGTGCGAGTGGCTATCTCGCCAAAAGTGGTTAAATTTTTCGAGAAAAAGACATTTTTCGCTTCGCAAAAAATCACCGATGAAATTTTAGAAAATTTATGGCGAGTGGTCGAATTTACCATAAGTAGCGATGATATGCTAATGCCACTAGCAAGGCGTTGGTTTCCTGATTTTGTAATACTTTCGCCGAAATCAACAAGGGATAAATTTGATAAATTAATTATGGATTATCTAAAATTTGGGAAAAATTTAGGCAAATTTTTAAATTAA
- a CDS encoding acyl-CoA dehydratase activase, translating into MNYFLGIDVGSTTVKTVLLNEDCEIIHKSYDRHFAKPKFAVAQTLSFLKDKFANSQFRVAITGSAGLGISKSCNIDFVQEVFATSLGVKKAFPKTDVVIELGGEDAKILFLTGGVEERMNGSCAGGTGAFIDQMANLLNISLAMLDKLSFGYEKIYPIASRCGVFAKSDIQPLLNQGARKEDISASIFNAVVEQTISGLAQGREVKGNVLFLGGPLYFMQGLRNSFKKALNLDESNSVFPELAPYFVAYGSALYAKDSAKVQNLEDILNLLEHEPHKEVINAEPPLFKDESEYSEFLNRHAMASAPKMDILSYSGKAYLGVDCGSTTIKIALIGENNELLYKFYSSNKGDPIAILLPELKKIYSMCENRIKIAGSGVTGYGEELIKAAFKFDYGIVETIAHYSAAKHFNRDVDFIIDIGGQDIKCFSIKNGSIDSIVLNEACSSGCGSFLQSFANSLGYEIGEFAKMALFAKNPSKLGSRCTVFMNSSVKQAQRDGAEVEDISAGLAISVIKNAIYKVIRARSADELGEHIVVQGGTFLNDAVLRAFERELGKNVIRLDISEIMGAYGAALFAKNNAIATSNLISIDELNNFSHESEFGSCKLCTNKCALTINIFSDGSRFVVGNKCERGAGKEIKNDLPNLFEFKNELLKRYKKAPKTGQLKVGIPFVLNMYEMLPFWAKFFENLGISVVLSNRPRKETLFLSSQSIPSDTVCYPAKITHGHIYDLLKKEVDFIFYPCMSYNIDEKISENCYNCPVVAYYPELIKANVGALKDTKFIYPHIDINDLEFMSNSLKNEFEKFGFKFSLEAIKNAVYHGQKELNRYKKAILAKGEETLKFVIENNQNAVILASRPYHIDKFVNHGIDKYLNSIGFVVLSEDCLPLEHVQTKSLNQWTYHARMYNAANFVAKFDNLELVQLVSFGCGIDAITSDEIRDLLAKKGKIYTQLKIDEVTNLGAVKIRLRSLKAAIFERAKSAKKGK; encoded by the coding sequence ATGAACTATTTTTTAGGCATAGATGTCGGTTCTACGACCGTAAAAACCGTATTACTTAACGAAGATTGCGAGATTATACACAAAAGCTATGATCGTCATTTTGCAAAGCCCAAATTTGCCGTAGCACAAACGCTTTCATTTTTAAAAGATAAATTTGCAAATTCGCAGTTTCGCGTGGCTATTACAGGCTCAGCTGGACTTGGCATTTCAAAAAGCTGTAATATCGACTTCGTTCAAGAGGTTTTTGCCACTTCGCTTGGCGTAAAAAAGGCATTTCCAAAAACCGATGTCGTTATCGAGCTTGGCGGAGAAGACGCTAAGATTTTATTTCTTACAGGCGGTGTAGAAGAGCGTATGAACGGCAGCTGCGCCGGCGGGACGGGTGCTTTTATCGACCAAATGGCAAATTTGCTAAATATTAGCCTTGCGATGCTCGATAAATTAAGCTTTGGTTATGAAAAAATTTATCCTATCGCTTCAAGGTGTGGTGTGTTTGCCAAAAGCGATATTCAGCCACTTCTCAATCAAGGCGCTAGAAAAGAAGATATAAGTGCGAGTATCTTTAATGCAGTCGTCGAGCAGACTATTTCAGGACTTGCGCAAGGCAGAGAAGTCAAAGGAAATGTCCTATTTTTGGGCGGTCCGTTATATTTTATGCAAGGGCTTAGAAATAGTTTTAAAAAAGCCCTAAATTTAGATGAATCAAATTCTGTTTTTCCTGAGTTAGCTCCTTATTTTGTGGCTTACGGAAGTGCGCTTTATGCCAAAGATAGTGCAAAAGTGCAAAATTTAGAAGATATTTTAAATTTACTCGAACACGAACCGCACAAAGAAGTGATAAACGCAGAACCACCACTTTTTAAAGACGAGAGCGAATACAGCGAGTTTTTAAATCGCCACGCAATGGCAAGTGCGCCTAAAATGGACATTTTATCATATAGCGGAAAAGCGTATTTGGGCGTGGATTGTGGCTCAACCACAATCAAAATCGCTCTAATCGGCGAAAATAACGAACTTTTGTATAAATTTTATTCATCAAACAAAGGCGATCCGATTGCGATTTTGCTCCCTGAGCTTAAAAAAATTTACTCTATGTGCGAAAACCGCATTAAAATCGCAGGTAGCGGCGTAACTGGATATGGCGAAGAGCTAATAAAGGCTGCGTTTAAATTTGATTATGGCATTGTTGAGACGATCGCACATTATAGCGCGGCAAAGCATTTTAACAGGGATGTTGATTTTATCATCGACATCGGCGGACAAGATATAAAATGTTTTTCTATTAAAAACGGAAGTATCGATTCTATCGTGCTAAATGAAGCGTGTAGTTCTGGCTGTGGCTCGTTTTTGCAATCATTTGCAAATTCACTCGGATATGAGATTGGCGAATTTGCCAAAATGGCGTTGTTTGCGAAAAATCCGTCTAAATTAGGCAGTCGTTGCACCGTATTTATGAACTCATCAGTCAAACAAGCCCAAAGAGACGGCGCAGAAGTCGAAGATATAAGCGCTGGTTTGGCAATTAGCGTTATTAAAAATGCCATTTATAAGGTAATTCGTGCTAGAAGCGCCGACGAGCTGGGAGAGCATATCGTGGTTCAAGGCGGGACATTTTTAAATGATGCCGTTTTAAGGGCGTTTGAAAGAGAGCTTGGCAAAAATGTCATTAGGCTTGATATTAGCGAGATTATGGGTGCTTATGGTGCGGCACTTTTTGCCAAAAACAACGCGATTGCCACTTCAAATTTAATATCAATAGACGAACTTAATAATTTTAGCCATGAGAGCGAATTTGGCTCTTGCAAACTTTGCACAAATAAATGTGCTTTGACAATCAATATTTTTAGCGACGGAAGCAGATTTGTAGTAGGAAACAAATGCGAACGGGGTGCCGGAAAAGAGATCAAAAATGATTTGCCAAATTTGTTTGAGTTTAAAAATGAGCTTTTGAAACGCTACAAAAAAGCACCAAAAACAGGGCAATTAAAAGTAGGAATCCCGTTTGTCCTAAATATGTATGAAATGCTGCCGTTTTGGGCGAAATTCTTTGAAAATTTAGGCATTAGCGTGGTGCTTTCAAATCGTCCTAGAAAAGAGACGCTATTTTTATCAAGCCAAAGCATACCGTCAGATACTGTGTGTTATCCCGCTAAAATCACGCACGGACATATTTATGACCTGCTTAAAAAAGAAGTTGATTTTATTTTTTATCCGTGCATGAGCTACAATATCGACGAAAAAATCAGCGAAAACTGCTACAACTGCCCTGTGGTGGCGTATTACCCAGAACTCATCAAAGCAAATGTAGGAGCACTTAAAGATACCAAATTTATCTATCCGCATATTGATATAAATGATTTAGAATTTATGTCAAATTCGCTAAAAAATGAATTTGAAAAATTTGGCTTTAAATTTAGCCTAGAAGCTATCAAAAACGCCGTATATCACGGACAAAAAGAGTTAAATAGATACAAAAAAGCTATCCTTGCAAAAGGCGAAGAAACCTTGAAATTCGTCATAGAAAATAATCAAAATGCCGTTATTTTGGCGTCTCGCCCGTATCATATAGATAAATTTGTAAATCACGGAATCGATAAATATCTAAATTCTATCGGATTTGTCGTGCTTAGCGAAGATTGTTTGCCGCTTGAACATGTCCAAACCAAAAGCCTAAATCAATGGACTTATCACGCTAGAATGTATAATGCGGCAAATTTTGTAGCTAAATTTGACAATCTCGAACTTGTTCAGCTTGTTAGCTTTGGGTGCGGAATCGACGCCATTACAAGTGATGAGATTAGAGATTTACTAGCCAAAAAAGGCAAAATTTACACCCAGCTAAAAATCGATGAAGTTACAAATCTGGGAGCTGTAAAAATTCGCCTAAGAAGCTTGAAAGCCGCCATTTTTGAAAGAGCAAAATCAGCAAAAAAAGGAAAATAA
- a CDS encoding 2-hydroxyacyl-CoA dehydratase: MFAKFTKDMKETHTILIPTMIDPHFRFMQGVLAADGYKSVLLSENRQNIVEEGLKSVHNDMCYPALLVIGQFIDALKSGEFDTHKVALLISQTGGGCRASNYINLLRKALEDSGFEYVPVISLNFSSLDENEFVLSKKALLRLFGAIFYGDLLMCLYNQCKPYEKKPDFTDEIFELCVNHICDLVAKKSFFRLRKNFKFILSNFAKIDRSDEKKVKVGIVGEIYLKYSPIGNNGLNSYLIKENAEPVNTGLMDFVLTCIYDAIYDKELYGKGGVAYYASFAVAKIIEFIQARLISLIKSYGFRAPTPFKAVRKAADGYISHGVKMGEGWLLTAEMVEFVSHGIENVVCAQPFGCLPNHIIARGMVRKIKENFPDANIAAIDYDPGASAVNQENRIKLMLANAQI; the protein is encoded by the coding sequence TTGTTTGCCAAATTTACAAAAGATATGAAAGAAACCCATACTATTTTAATTCCCACGATGATAGATCCGCATTTTCGCTTTATGCAAGGCGTTTTAGCAGCTGATGGATACAAAAGCGTTTTGCTCTCAGAAAATCGCCAAAATATCGTAGAAGAGGGCTTAAAAAGCGTTCATAATGATATGTGTTATCCGGCGCTTCTTGTCATCGGGCAGTTTATCGATGCGCTTAAAAGTGGTGAATTTGATACGCACAAAGTCGCTTTGCTAATATCGCAAACGGGCGGCGGTTGTAGGGCTAGTAACTATATAAATTTACTTCGCAAAGCCCTTGAAGACAGCGGTTTTGAATATGTGCCTGTGATTTCGCTAAATTTTAGCTCACTTGATGAAAATGAATTTGTGCTATCAAAAAAAGCCTTGCTTAGGCTTTTTGGAGCCATTTTTTACGGCGATTTGCTAATGTGCCTTTATAATCAATGCAAACCTTATGAAAAAAAGCCAGATTTTACCGATGAAATTTTTGAGCTTTGCGTAAATCATATTTGCGATTTGGTGGCTAAAAAAAGCTTTTTTAGGTTGCGAAAAAACTTTAAATTTATACTTTCAAATTTCGCTAAAATCGACAGAAGCGACGAAAAAAAGGTAAAAGTCGGCATTGTGGGTGAAATTTATCTAAAATACTCGCCAATTGGCAATAACGGATTAAATTCATACTTAATCAAAGAAAACGCAGAGCCCGTAAATACGGGGCTTATGGATTTTGTGCTAACTTGCATTTATGACGCCATTTATGACAAAGAGCTTTACGGCAAGGGCGGAGTGGCGTATTATGCGTCATTTGCAGTGGCAAAAATAATCGAATTTATCCAAGCAAGGTTAATTTCGCTTATCAAAAGCTACGGATTTCGCGCTCCAACGCCGTTTAAAGCTGTGCGAAAGGCAGCTGATGGTTATATCAGCCACGGCGTGAAAATGGGCGAAGGGTGGTTGCTAACTGCTGAAATGGTCGAATTTGTAAGTCACGGCATAGAAAATGTCGTCTGTGCTCAGCCTTTTGGGTGTTTGCCAAATCATATCATAGCTCGTGGCATGGTGCGAAAAATCAAAGAAAATTTTCCGGACGCAAACATAGCAGCGATAGACTATGACCCGGGTGCAAGTGCGGTAAATCAAGAAAACCGCATAAAATTAATGCTTGCAAACGCTCAAATTTAA
- a CDS encoding aspartate carbamoyltransferase catalytic subunit yields MSYKLKHLLSMQDLSKEDIFSFIELAKEFKALNRTPVKKTDSLRGKTVINAFFENSTRTRISFEIAAKRLGADAINFSAGSSSTKKGETLIDTIKNMQAMRSDIFVVRHESSGVPKFIAANCDASIVNAGDGLNEHPTQSLLDLFTIYEAKDKFDGLTVAIIGDIFKSRVARSNIWAMRKLGISVKLFGPPMMMRDCDAFGCQICKSMEEAVEGTDVIIMLRIQLERQDGEPSFPSVKEYSKFFGLTKSKMLHAKDGVIIMHPGPINRGVEINSDVADDPRFTCILDQVENGTAMRMAVLHTLNLNRNK; encoded by the coding sequence ATGAGTTACAAACTTAAACACCTTTTAAGTATGCAAGATTTAAGCAAAGAAGACATTTTTTCATTTATTGAGTTGGCAAAGGAATTTAAGGCGTTAAATCGCACACCTGTAAAAAAAACCGATTCGCTTCGCGGAAAAACCGTCATCAACGCTTTTTTTGAAAATTCCACTAGAACGCGAATTTCATTTGAAATCGCCGCAAAACGGCTTGGAGCGGACGCTATAAATTTCAGCGCAGGTTCAAGTAGCACCAAAAAAGGCGAAACGCTAATCGATACGATAAAAAATATGCAAGCCATGCGTAGCGATATTTTCGTCGTTCGCCATGAAAGCTCGGGCGTGCCAAAATTCATCGCCGCAAACTGCGACGCTTCGATTGTCAATGCAGGGGACGGCTTAAACGAACACCCAACGCAATCGCTTTTAGATTTATTTACGATTTACGAAGCTAAGGACAAATTTGATGGGCTTACGGTTGCTATCATCGGCGATATTTTTAAAAGTAGAGTTGCTAGGTCAAACATTTGGGCGATGAGAAAATTAGGCATTAGCGTGAAACTTTTTGGACCGCCGATGATGATGCGAGATTGCGATGCGTTTGGTTGCCAAATTTGCAAAAGCATGGAAGAAGCCGTCGAAGGCACCGATGTCATCATCATGCTTCGCATTCAGCTAGAACGCCAAGACGGCGAACCAAGCTTTCCGAGCGTGAAAGAATACAGCAAATTTTTTGGCTTAACAAAATCAAAAATGCTCCACGCCAAAGACGGAGTTATCATCATGCACCCAGGTCCTATAAATCGGGGCGTGGAGATAAATTCAGATGTGGCTGATGACCCACGATTTACCTGCATACTAGATCAAGTCGAAAACGGCACGGCAATGCGTATGGCGGTGCTTCACACACTAAATTTAAATAGGAACAAATAA